In Candidatus Neomarinimicrobiota bacterium, a single window of DNA contains:
- a CDS encoding amino acid permease, with translation MIVIGVVIGSGIFMTSGIMAESLPSPALLLLAWIVGGLHALAGGLTYAELGAAIPKAGGQYIYLREAFGRLPAFLFGWVSFTVYLTGAVAAVAVAFAAYASTFFPSISPNNIIITFPITVSAGQVIAVAMITLFSAVNYIGLGVGKTVQNVITVIKIASILIFVMAGLAIGTETPDLRLSFQFDGFNSKIASFGGGLVAVFWTFGGWEYVTAVGGEIRNPQRTLPRALLIGITTATVLYLLLNIVYLRALPMDEMAGVVTIGETVAHVLFGSLGGRLMVVAIIISVLGALNGAILTGPRVYYAMAQDGLFFKRAAEIHPRYHTPAKAIVYQAVWASILTLSGTFDQLITFVVVVNLILWIAGAAAVFALRKNRPELPKPYKTWGYPWVPALFIISSIFFVLAALLDAPQEALAGISLMLLGLPVYFYWNRPKNDG, from the coding sequence ATGATAGTCATTGGTGTCGTTATTGGTTCGGGAATCTTCATGACCAGCGGCATTATGGCTGAGTCGCTTCCTTCACCCGCCCTGCTGCTTCTGGCGTGGATAGTGGGAGGTCTCCATGCGCTCGCAGGAGGGCTCACTTATGCCGAACTTGGCGCCGCCATTCCAAAAGCGGGAGGCCAATACATTTACCTCCGCGAGGCATTCGGGCGGTTGCCGGCATTCCTCTTTGGATGGGTGTCTTTCACTGTCTACCTCACTGGAGCTGTGGCGGCAGTCGCTGTTGCCTTCGCCGCTTACGCCTCAACCTTTTTCCCATCCATCTCCCCGAACAATATTATTATTACATTTCCCATCACAGTCTCGGCTGGACAGGTGATTGCCGTTGCAATGATTACACTATTCTCAGCAGTGAATTATATTGGGCTCGGTGTCGGGAAAACCGTCCAGAATGTCATCACTGTTATCAAGATCGCCTCAATTCTCATCTTTGTCATGGCTGGCCTGGCTATCGGTACAGAGACGCCTGACCTCAGATTGTCATTTCAGTTTGACGGCTTCAACTCTAAGATCGCTTCATTCGGAGGCGGGCTGGTAGCTGTCTTCTGGACATTTGGCGGATGGGAATATGTCACAGCTGTAGGGGGCGAAATTCGAAATCCGCAGAGGACCCTGCCCCGGGCACTTTTGATCGGAATTACGACGGCTACAGTACTGTACCTTCTATTGAACATCGTCTATTTACGAGCGCTCCCGATGGACGAGATGGCCGGTGTTGTGACCATTGGCGAGACTGTTGCTCATGTGCTCTTCGGTTCATTAGGGGGACGTCTTATGGTTGTCGCGATCATTATTTCCGTCCTGGGCGCACTGAACGGAGCAATACTCACAGGTCCGCGAGTCTATTATGCCATGGCGCAGGACGGTCTGTTTTTCAAGCGAGCGGCTGAGATCCATCCCCGTTATCATACGCCCGCAAAGGCAATTGTTTATCAAGCCGTCTGGGCGTCTATCCTTACACTTTCAGGCACATTCGATCAGCTCATTACATTTGTGGTTGTAGTTAACCTTATCCTCTGGATTGCCGGCGCAGCCGCTGTCTTTGCTCTTCGCAAGAATCGCCCCGAGCTTCCGAAACCATACAAAACATGGGGATACCCATGGGTTCCTGCTTTGTTTATCATTTCCTCGATATTCTTCGTTCTTGCTGCCCTGTTGGATGCGCCACAGGAAGCCCTTGCCGGTATCAGCTTAATGCTACTGGGGTTACCGGTTTACTTCTACTGGAACAGGCCAAAAAATGACGGCTAG
- a CDS encoding amidohydrolase, protein MWGETTMKSRLPLTAFFLIFFCFFATAKGQVKPIDPGQTIHHKTPKVFVLKGATIVPEPGKVIETGEIVIRDGLIESMGKSAKIPADAYEVNLSGKTIYSGFIESYLERSDKKTPAMGRRPQQNQAEKPTATATSHWNPKVKPDFSVLEQYGLPEKEGETLRSMGFTTAHLVPGSGIFRGQSALIHLGNWSPGSVIREAGPVQAIGFEYGTWSDPTYPNSLLGAVALTRQTFYDAKWYKEAWKTYGRFPETNDQPEKDRGLAALSTHMENKGAILFMTGEELGSLRAGKIGKEFDLNVWLKGSGYEYRRLKEIKALNSFVVLPINFPKAPDVSTWETALQVSSEELRHWEMAPDNAYKLAKAKIPFVLTTSELEDKKTFRNNLIKMVKRGFSKDEALATVTTIPAERLGLSEVLGTLEKGKIANLVVTDGDYFDKKTRVESVWIEGVEYPVITESEADARGTWTMQWRYDDEVRIDSLKITGERTKPQGKLAGDEMTIPLKSVTLSSNNMFSFAMKGDTLGMDGIIQFSGSIKGDYAEGQGRTPTGGTLSWFARRVAPYEEKKGEKAETQEKTSTLVVRYPEGAFGFEKMPSQPELILVKNATIWTMGPQGVMENSDLLIKDGKIWKVGRNLSISPKAKKSVIINAQGKHVTPGIIDCHSHTAGFSINEGAQSVTAEVRIQDVINSDDINVYRQLAGGLTTANVLHGSANPIGGQNAVIKLRWGSAPDQLLFEGAPKGIKFALGENVKRERSWGRYPETRMGVEQVIRDAFTAAAEYKAKKASRGGGKGGKLIPVRRDLELDALVEILDGKRLVHSHSYRQDEILMLARVSQDFNFRIGTFQHVLEGYKVAEAIAEVGAGASTFSDWWAYKYEVIDAIPYNGPLMEKVGVVVSYNSDSSELARRLNTEAAKAAKYGPMSKEDAFRFVTINPAIQLGIDSKVGSLETGKDADFVIWNGDPMSMYTACEQTWIDGKKYFDLTRDREMRAKRNEERNTLIQKILSSEEDKIEKGSGKGRQMRRPGEAESYSCVEGELR, encoded by the coding sequence ATGTGGGGTGAAACAACGATGAAATCGAGACTTCCCTTAACCGCCTTTTTTCTCATATTCTTTTGCTTTTTTGCTACAGCAAAAGGACAGGTAAAGCCGATTGATCCTGGCCAGACCATTCACCATAAAACGCCGAAGGTTTTTGTGCTGAAAGGAGCTACCATCGTTCCTGAACCGGGTAAGGTGATTGAAACCGGTGAAATTGTCATTCGGGATGGCCTTATCGAATCCATGGGTAAGAGTGCAAAAATCCCGGCCGACGCTTATGAAGTGAACCTTTCAGGCAAAACCATTTATTCAGGTTTTATCGAAAGCTATCTTGAAAGATCAGATAAAAAGACCCCAGCAATGGGTCGTCGGCCTCAGCAAAATCAAGCTGAAAAACCCACCGCAACGGCCACCTCTCATTGGAATCCGAAAGTCAAGCCTGATTTTTCTGTACTGGAACAATATGGCTTACCGGAAAAAGAAGGTGAAACCTTAAGAAGCATGGGCTTTACAACAGCTCATCTGGTGCCCGGTTCAGGAATCTTCCGAGGACAGTCTGCACTGATCCATCTTGGGAACTGGTCGCCCGGCTCTGTTATCAGGGAAGCCGGCCCGGTGCAGGCTATCGGTTTTGAGTATGGCACCTGGAGCGATCCTACTTACCCCAACTCTCTTCTGGGTGCGGTGGCGCTGACACGTCAGACATTCTACGATGCAAAGTGGTACAAAGAGGCGTGGAAAACGTACGGGCGGTTTCCAGAGACCAATGATCAGCCAGAAAAAGACCGGGGGCTTGCGGCCTTAAGTACTCATATGGAAAATAAAGGAGCAATCCTGTTTATGACAGGCGAGGAGCTGGGATCACTCAGGGCTGGAAAAATCGGTAAAGAATTTGATCTAAATGTCTGGCTGAAAGGGAGCGGTTACGAATACCGGAGATTAAAAGAGATTAAAGCGTTAAACAGTTTTGTAGTCCTACCCATTAATTTCCCGAAGGCGCCGGACGTGAGCACGTGGGAAACAGCACTTCAAGTCTCCAGTGAAGAACTCCGGCACTGGGAGATGGCACCTGACAATGCCTACAAACTTGCCAAAGCGAAAATTCCGTTTGTCCTCACCACCAGCGAACTTGAAGACAAAAAAACGTTCAGAAACAATCTTATAAAAATGGTTAAAAGAGGTTTTTCAAAAGATGAAGCGCTGGCTACTGTTACAACTATACCGGCAGAACGCCTCGGTCTTTCTGAAGTTTTGGGAACGCTGGAAAAAGGAAAGATTGCAAACCTTGTGGTAACTGATGGTGACTATTTCGATAAAAAGACTCGTGTAGAATCAGTCTGGATTGAAGGGGTAGAATATCCAGTCATCACAGAATCGGAAGCCGATGCCCGAGGGACCTGGACTATGCAGTGGAGATACGACGACGAAGTGCGCATCGATTCACTAAAGATCACCGGCGAACGAACAAAACCACAAGGCAAACTAGCCGGCGATGAAATGACTATACCACTCAAATCAGTGACGCTCTCTTCCAACAATATGTTCAGTTTTGCGATGAAGGGTGATACTCTAGGCATGGATGGCATAATCCAGTTTTCCGGATCTATCAAAGGAGACTATGCCGAAGGTCAGGGACGGACACCTACCGGTGGTACCCTCAGTTGGTTCGCCAGACGGGTAGCTCCTTATGAAGAAAAAAAAGGGGAGAAAGCAGAGACTCAGGAAAAGACCAGTACACTGGTGGTTCGCTATCCCGAAGGAGCTTTCGGCTTTGAGAAGATGCCCTCTCAGCCCGAACTGATTCTTGTAAAAAACGCCACAATCTGGACCATGGGACCACAAGGCGTTATGGAAAACAGTGACCTTCTGATAAAAGACGGTAAGATCTGGAAAGTGGGAAGGAACCTTAGTATCTCTCCCAAAGCGAAAAAATCGGTTATAATTAATGCACAGGGAAAACATGTAACGCCTGGCATCATCGATTGTCACAGCCATACCGCTGGATTTTCGATCAATGAAGGAGCACAGTCTGTCACGGCAGAGGTGCGGATTCAAGATGTGATCAACAGCGATGACATTAATGTCTACAGACAACTTGCCGGCGGTTTAACAACAGCTAACGTACTCCACGGCTCCGCCAATCCCATCGGTGGACAGAATGCCGTTATCAAACTCAGGTGGGGATCAGCCCCGGATCAACTTCTGTTTGAAGGTGCACCGAAAGGGATCAAGTTTGCTCTTGGAGAGAATGTAAAGCGGGAACGGAGCTGGGGTCGGTATCCTGAGACGAGGATGGGCGTGGAGCAGGTCATCCGCGATGCATTCACCGCTGCTGCCGAATACAAGGCAAAAAAAGCGTCTCGAGGCGGTGGAAAAGGAGGCAAACTGATCCCGGTTCGCCGCGATCTTGAACTGGATGCTCTGGTGGAAATCCTTGATGGCAAACGGCTGGTTCACAGTCACTCTTACAGGCAGGATGAAATCCTCATGCTAGCGAGAGTATCTCAAGATTTCAATTTCAGGATCGGCACCTTTCAGCATGTACTTGAGGGTTACAAGGTTGCGGAAGCCATTGCGGAAGTGGGGGCCGGCGCTTCCACATTTTCTGATTGGTGGGCTTACAAATATGAAGTGATAGATGCCATCCCTTACAACGGTCCGCTCATGGAGAAGGTAGGCGTAGTAGTCTCATACAACTCCGACAGCAGTGAACTGGCGCGACGCCTGAACACAGAAGCTGCAAAAGCCGCCAAGTACGGCCCTATGTCCAAAGAGGATGCCTTCCGGTTTGTGACAATTAATCCTGCAATTCAACTCGGTATCGATAGCAAGGTCGGTTCGCTGGAGACCGGCAAAGACGCTGATTTCGTTATATGGAACGGCGATCCCATGTCTATGTATACCGCTTGCGAACAAACTTGGATTGATGGCAAAAAGTATTTCGACCTGACCCGGGATAGAGAAATGAGAGCTAAAAGGAACGAAGAGCGAAATACTCTTATTCAGAAAATACTCTCCTCAGAAGAGGATAAAATAGAAAAAGGTTCCGGTAAAGGCCGACAAATGAGAAGACCTGGAGAAGCGGAATCTTACAGCTGCGTGGAAGGAGAACTGCGATGA
- a CDS encoding imidazolonepropionase — MRTTITTLLLTVITVSISSDQVPAPPQTHPILLMNATIHPVSADEIRRGAILFEKGVITAIGRRITNLPDNTETIDLQGKHVYPGMIAAASVIGLTEIGAVAVTRDFAERGDVNPNVRAEVAYHPDSEIIPVTRSNGVLLAHSCPTGGLISGTSAVMMLDGWTWETATLKAQTGLHINWPNMGAISSRRFRRSEEEVAKRREEAMKKLDSTFEEAQRYLVAKEAANQSGRIELETDLRWEAMLPVLRREVPVFMHASEVRQIESAVEWANRHNLKMVIVGGYDAWRVADLLKKYEIPVIYETVNSLPRRRWEDFDTPFTGPLKLYEAGVKYCISMGTGGASNHRNTPYEASKAASYGLPKNEALKSVTLYAAEVLGIADKAGSLEKGKDATLMITDGDPLEITTQVEQVYIQGKKIDMSDRHKVLYDKYKEKYRQLGKIK; from the coding sequence ATGAGAACAACAATAACTACTTTACTGCTTACGGTTATCACTGTTTCCATTTCCTCGGATCAGGTGCCAGCACCTCCGCAGACACACCCCATTTTGCTGATGAACGCAACCATTCATCCTGTCTCAGCAGATGAAATACGGCGTGGCGCTATTCTTTTCGAGAAAGGGGTTATCACTGCCATAGGCCGAAGGATAACCAATCTGCCGGATAACACAGAAACCATTGATCTCCAGGGAAAACATGTTTATCCTGGTATGATCGCCGCTGCCAGTGTGATCGGTTTAACCGAAATCGGCGCCGTGGCTGTAACCCGGGACTTCGCGGAACGTGGTGATGTCAATCCCAATGTGAGAGCCGAGGTTGCCTACCACCCCGATTCTGAAATCATCCCTGTTACCCGCTCAAACGGCGTGTTGTTAGCTCACTCCTGCCCCACAGGTGGACTAATCTCAGGTACATCAGCGGTCATGATGCTGGATGGCTGGACGTGGGAAACTGCAACACTAAAAGCACAGACGGGTCTCCACATTAACTGGCCCAACATGGGCGCGATTAGTTCCAGAAGATTTCGTAGAAGTGAAGAAGAGGTGGCAAAACGTCGAGAAGAAGCGATGAAAAAACTGGATTCAACCTTCGAAGAAGCTCAACGTTACCTTGTGGCAAAAGAAGCGGCAAATCAGTCAGGTAGGATTGAACTTGAAACTGACCTGCGCTGGGAAGCTATGCTCCCCGTGCTGCGTAGGGAAGTACCTGTTTTCATGCATGCCAGCGAGGTAAGGCAGATTGAAAGCGCTGTAGAATGGGCAAATCGTCACAACCTGAAAATGGTCATTGTGGGAGGGTATGACGCCTGGCGCGTGGCGGACTTACTGAAGAAGTATGAAATACCGGTAATCTATGAGACGGTCAATTCTCTCCCCCGCAGGCGTTGGGAAGATTTTGACACGCCATTCACCGGCCCACTTAAACTGTATGAAGCAGGTGTAAAGTATTGCATATCCATGGGAACGGGCGGCGCATCCAATCACCGGAACACTCCCTACGAAGCTTCCAAGGCCGCTTCATACGGACTTCCCAAGAATGAGGCTTTAAAATCAGTTACGCTCTACGCTGCTGAAGTGTTGGGCATCGCTGACAAAGCAGGCTCTCTTGAGAAAGGGAAAGATGCCACACTCATGATTACAGACGGCGATCCGCTGGAGATTACCACCCAAGTAGAGCAGGTTTATATCCAAGGGAAAAAGATAGATATGAGCGACCGTCATAAAGTCCTCTACGACAAGTATAAGGAAAAGTACCGGCAGCTGGGGAAAATCAAGTAG
- a CDS encoding high-affinity iron transporter, translated as MAELLISFREVLEASLIIGILYTYLVKSERRDMLPVMWRGVMAALVLSLTASFIIQAVAGGFTGKAEKIFEGAVMIAAAAILGTMIIWMARNINIAEKLESRAETVLGRTDTATWGIFSLAFISVFREGIETVLFLYGVFVNQGGLSFASSMTGAGIALGLGYMIFVQGQRVPLKTFFNVSSVFLIFVAAGMMAYGIHELESAGIIADTGRIWDVNPPVLPNGSYPIFHDKGAIGAIAKGLFGWNGDPSYLEVGIWTLTLTGLMVTWRRIIAAPRPV; from the coding sequence ATGGCTGAATTACTAATCAGTTTTCGCGAAGTACTTGAGGCGTCACTCATTATTGGAATCCTTTACACATATCTCGTGAAATCAGAGAGACGGGACATGCTTCCGGTAATGTGGAGAGGTGTGATGGCAGCACTGGTACTCAGCCTTACGGCCTCTTTTATTATCCAAGCTGTGGCCGGAGGGTTTACAGGAAAGGCCGAAAAGATCTTTGAAGGTGCAGTGATGATTGCCGCCGCTGCTATTCTGGGAACCATGATTATATGGATGGCCAGGAATATAAACATAGCAGAAAAATTGGAGAGTCGGGCCGAGACTGTCCTTGGGCGAACGGATACGGCAACCTGGGGCATTTTCTCTCTCGCTTTCATTTCCGTTTTCAGAGAAGGGATAGAAACTGTCCTTTTCCTTTATGGTGTATTTGTCAATCAAGGGGGGCTCTCATTTGCATCATCAATGACCGGTGCTGGTATCGCATTGGGTCTTGGATACATGATTTTTGTTCAAGGACAACGGGTTCCTCTCAAAACCTTTTTCAATGTTAGCTCTGTCTTTCTCATTTTTGTAGCGGCGGGTATGATGGCTTACGGCATTCATGAGTTGGAATCGGCCGGAATTATAGCAGACACAGGCCGGATATGGGATGTGAATCCTCCAGTATTACCGAACGGTAGTTACCCTATTTTCCATGATAAGGGTGCAATTGGTGCCATTGCTAAAGGGCTCTTTGGTTGGAACGGTGATCCCAGCTATTTGGAAGTGGGGATATGGACTTTGACCTTAACGGGCCTTATGGTCACTTGGCGCCGTATTATCGCCGCACCACGGCCGGTGTGA
- a CDS encoding TetR/AcrR family transcriptional regulator, which produces MAEKAQNSKKDHRKDQILNAALNVIIRKGYSDCRMDDIASEANLSKGAIYWYYKSKKDIFLSLVNHWVNSFGVTLNHIVQKEQPASDQLKSLFDFFVNAYEQNPNVFKAELEFWSLSSRDEDFHSKTQKVYNEFLELIEAIIKHGVDSGEFKNLDVKVAALSIMVNIEGIVWFSLFDSDELSARHYFETITGFILSGLSKQHEGVHYE; this is translated from the coding sequence ATGGCAGAAAAAGCTCAAAATAGTAAAAAAGATCATCGAAAAGATCAGATTCTGAACGCCGCGCTCAACGTCATTATCCGGAAAGGATATTCTGACTGCAGGATGGATGACATAGCCTCTGAAGCAAACCTTAGTAAAGGAGCTATTTACTGGTACTACAAGTCCAAGAAAGATATCTTTCTCTCTCTTGTAAACCACTGGGTCAATAGCTTCGGAGTAACACTTAATCATATTGTTCAGAAAGAACAACCGGCATCCGACCAATTGAAATCACTGTTCGATTTCTTTGTCAACGCATACGAACAGAACCCCAATGTATTTAAAGCTGAACTGGAGTTCTGGTCGCTTTCCAGCCGGGACGAAGACTTTCACTCCAAAACTCAGAAGGTATATAACGAGTTTCTTGAACTGATCGAAGCCATTATAAAACACGGTGTGGATTCCGGAGAGTTCAAGAACCTTGATGTGAAAGTGGCAGCACTGTCGATCATGGTCAATATTGAGGGCATTGTTTGGTTCTCTCTTTTCGACTCAGATGAATTAAGCGCCAGACACTACTTTGAAACTATCACAGGCTTTATCTTATCAGGACTATCCAAACAACATGAAGGAGTTCATTATGAGTGA